The following is a genomic window from Chloroflexota bacterium.
TTGAATGCTGATGGAAGGAATTGATGTGGAAGAAGATATCCTTATCCCAGGGAGAGAGGTCACGAGTAGAGAATATATCTTATGTTCCCACTGTGGAAACCCAGTGGCCAGAGAAAAAACGCACCTCATCCCCGCAGGTGTTCTTAATGGGACTTTATCCGAACAATTGGAGCTTTGTGAGTCTTGCTGGATAGCCTGGGACCTGGGAGAGGAGAACCTTGCCTAACCCAGCTGGTAAAAGTTATGGTCTCAGGCGAACGGCGAAACAACTGGATCGAGCGCGTACGCTCAGTCTTTGCTAGATCGGGTAGGGGTCTCAAATGATCGAGGACGATAAGCAGGCGATCACTGATTCAATAGCCCTAGAGCAACAGCGTGCCCAGCCAAAGGATCGCTCCAGGGAGCCTTCTCCGCCAGATCGGGAGGAGGGGGCTGGCCCAGATCCGATAAGAATGTATCTCAGAGAGATCGGCCGAATCCCTCTGTTGAGTCCCGAAGAAGAGATCACCCTGGCCCAACGAATTGAAAAAGGCGATATCAGCGCATGCGAACGGCTGGTGCGGACAAACCTGCGCCTTGTGGTCAGCATCGCCAAGAAATATACTGGTCGGGGGCTCGGTCTCTCCGATTTGATTCAGGAAGGTAATATCGGCCTTATTCGTGCTGCGCAGAAGTTTAACTGGCGTAAGGGTTACAAATTCTCTACCTACGCTACGTGGTGGATTCGCCAAGCGATCACTCGAGCCATCGCCGATCAAGCCAGAACCATCCGTCTTCCAGTGCACATTGGAGAGACGATTAACCGCTTTATTCGTACCTACCGTCAGCTGCTGCAGACTTTGGGCCGCGACCCTAGCCTTGAGGAGGTGGCCAAGGCTATGGATATGGACCCCGCTAGGCTGCGCGAAGCCCTAGCCGCCGCCCAGAAGCCTATCTCCCTCGAGACACCGGTGGGTGAGGATGAGGAGAGTAGATTGGGCGATGTACTCAGAGATGAGGTCATGTCCAGTCCAGAGGAGCTCGCCTCTCAATACCTCATTCGTGCGGAGATCGACGAGGTTCTAGAAGATCTCACCCCTCGTGAACGAAAGGTGTTGCGATTGAGATTTGGGCTCGATGATGGAAAACAACGAACGTTGGAAGAGATCGGCCAGGCATTTGGGCTTAGCCGAGAGAGGGTCCGCCAGATGGAAGTCGAGGCCCTGCGTAAGATACGTCACTCAGCCGCAGCGAAGAGATTACACGCTTCATACCACCCCACTGAATAGAGGAGATTAAACTCTCAATGGAAAGCTCCATCCACCTTGGCAGTCTGAAGGGCATAGCCATCGGAGTGCACTATACCTGGTTGATCGTCTTCGGACTCGTCACAATGTCCCTGGCTGGATCCTACTTCCCTCAAGAGTACCCCAATTGGTCCATCCCCATGTATTGGATGATCGGCTCCCTGAGCAGCCTATTGCTCTTCGCCTCCGTCCTAGTTCACGAGCTGGCTCATTCCCTGGTAGCCATTTCTAAAGGACTTCCCGTAAGGAGCATCACCTTGTTCATCTTCGGAGGCGTAGCCAGCATCACCAAGGAGGCAGAGAAACCAGCGGATGAGTTATTGGTCGCTATAGTTGGTCCAGCATCCAGCACGGCCCTCGCCGCACTGTTTTGGATGACGTGGGTACTCACCAAAAGCCTTAGCGAAGAGGCAGCCGCTATCAGCCTGTATCTCTGCACCATTAATCTCAT
Proteins encoded in this region:
- a CDS encoding sigma-70 family RNA polymerase sigma factor, which encodes MIEDDKQAITDSIALEQQRAQPKDRSREPSPPDREEGAGPDPIRMYLREIGRIPLLSPEEEITLAQRIEKGDISACERLVRTNLRLVVSIAKKYTGRGLGLSDLIQEGNIGLIRAAQKFNWRKGYKFSTYATWWIRQAITRAIADQARTIRLPVHIGETINRFIRTYRQLLQTLGRDPSLEEVAKAMDMDPARLREALAAAQKPISLETPVGEDEESRLGDVLRDEVMSSPEELASQYLIRAEIDEVLEDLTPRERKVLRLRFGLDDGKQRTLEEIGQAFGLSRERVRQMEVEALRKIRHSAAAKRLHASYHPTE